From the Oncorhynchus nerka isolate Pitt River linkage group LG20, Oner_Uvic_2.0, whole genome shotgun sequence genome, one window contains:
- the LOC115102475 gene encoding olfactomedin-like protein 3B yields MTTAVPFLLSLVLVLTNGQYYYQGLMDYLENRFLAIEDRMLIWHEQSNRYNTELRHFKKQTAEFIKGLNQDHGTLRQDLEGTGVRVDRVEREMDYIETQNPAKPCVNQADRMVDVDLEVKERVKERKRGGEEDGYSRVLDCVDIISSIRAMKILKRMGSPKGMWTKDARTSKVYVFNGTAEDTVYQFSSVLDFSSSPGVAHSRPIRLPSLWSGTGCAVYNGYAYYVMEGADELQVIKYDLANGTLADSAVFPVEVADHRPVYSLNPETAVDLAADEEGLWALYTTRESESINLAKMDPDSLDIEQMWDTQCPQENAEAAFVVCGTVYVVYNTRVPSRSRVQCVFDVNDAVTNEEAPLLYFPRRYGLHASLKYNPQEKQIYAWDDGYLILYKLSMTRKLMV; encoded by the exons GATCGTATGCTCATATGGCACGAGCAGTCGAACCGCTACAACACAGAGCTGCGGCACTTCAAGAAGCAGACTGCTGAGTTTATAAAGGGACTAAACCAGGACCACGGGACCCTGCGCCAAGACCTGGAAGGGACAGGGGTACGAGTGGACCGcgtcgagagagagatggactacATCGAAACCCAAAACCCCGCTAAGCCCTGTGTGAaccaggcagacagaatggtggATGTGGACCTGGAGGTGAAGGAGCgggtgaaggagaggaagagagggggagaggaagatgggTACTCCAGAGTCTTGg ATTGTGTAGACATCATCTCCAGCATCAGAGCCATGAAGATCCTGAAGAGGATGGGGAGCCCCAAGGGCATGTGGACTAAAGACGCCAGGACCTCTAAGGTCTACGTCTTCAACGGCACGGCAGAGGACACCGTGTACCAGTTCAGCTCTGTTCTAGACTTCTCGTCCTCCCCAGGAGTGGCCCACAGCAGGCCTATAAGACTGCCCTCTCTGTGGAGTGGCACCGGATGTGCCGTCTACAATGGCTATGCCTACTACGTGATGGAGGGGGCCGACGAGCTCCAGGTGATTAAGTATGACCTGGCGAATGGCACATTGGCAGACAGTGCTGTGTTCCCAGTGGAGGTGGCAGACCATAGACCCGTCTACAGCCTCAACCCAGAGACTGCTGTGGACCTGGCTGCCGATGAGGAAGGCCTCTGGGCCCTTTACACCACCAGGGAGAGTGAGTCCATCAACCTGGCTAAGATGGACCCTGACAGCCTGGATATCGAGCAGATGTGGGATACACAGTGTCCCCAGGAGAACGCGGAGGCAGCCTTCGTGGTCTGTGGGACGGTCTATGTGGTCTACAACACTAGGGTGCCTAGTCGCTCtcgtgttcagtgtgtgtttgaCGTAAACGATGCGGTGACCAATGAGGAGGCTCCGCTACTGTATTTCCCCAGGAGGTATGGACTCCATGCCAGCCTAAAGTACAACCCTCAGGAGAAACAGATCTATGCCTGGGACGACGGCTACCTGATCCTTTACAAACTGTCCATGACGAGGAAGCTAATGGTTTAA